A single region of the Polypterus senegalus isolate Bchr_013 unplaced genomic scaffold, ASM1683550v1 scaffold_2802, whole genome shotgun sequence genome encodes:
- the LOC120521071 gene encoding tyrosine-protein phosphatase non-receptor type 11-like encodes MTSRRWFHPNITGVEAENLLLTRGVDGSFLARPSKSNPGDFTLSVRRNGAVTHIKIQNTGDYYDLYGGEKFATLAELVQYYMEHHGQLKEKNGDVIELKYPLNCADPTSE; translated from the exons ATGACATCTCGGAG GTGGTTTCATCCTAACATCACAGGGGTGGAAGCTGAAAATCTGTTGCTTACTCGTGGAGTTGATGGAAGCTTCTTGGCTCGGCCCAGCAAGAGCAACCCTGGAGATTTCACTTTGTCTGTCAG GCGAAATGGTGCTGTCACACACATTAAAATCCAGAACACCGGTGATTACTATGACCTGTATGGTGGGGAGAAATTTGCTACTCTGGCTGAGCTTGTGCAGTATTACATGGAGCACCATGGGCAGCTGAAGGAGAAGAACGGTGACGTCATTGAGCTGAAATACCCGCTGAACTGTGCAGATCCCACCTCGGAGAG